The following are encoded together in the Triticum dicoccoides isolate Atlit2015 ecotype Zavitan chromosome 6B, WEW_v2.0, whole genome shotgun sequence genome:
- the LOC119322768 gene encoding probable WRKY transcription factor 19, with protein sequence MGHDNITHIEKLTADGSIADRKCCQEPGCDEIVSGRVMYCSSHTRGHSSQQLGYLQSSQKTSDLYMPPVKGRQCTEPSASAEQDINIKYEGNDQGKLNDRSGNTQGNTGQLILGGPDTLCKHDNCKKQAQSNALYCKLHSGGSKGCLVRDCVKAAHGGTPLCIGHGGGKRCVVAGCPNAACGQGRSEHCVRHGGGKRCKFEGCVKGAQGNTDFCIRHGGGRRCKSEGCTKSAQGRTDFCIKHGGGTRCQFQGCNSSAKWGTDHCSVHRKSLLGETPEALPLPSAKRRGAKKPKKEVKPPPLASQLTVTTAGSSAPQAKGILHMPSNRELSHKIVMAAGQAAMAPAQVLPLSMKPPAPSPSGAEKEAAATSSTTLNL encoded by the exons atgggGCATGATAATATCACTCATATAGAG AAGCTCACGGCGGATGGTTCCATTGCTG ACAGGAAATGTTGCCAGGAACCTGGCTGCGATGAGATTGTCAGTGGAAGGGTAATGTACTGCAGTAGTCACACTAGAGGGCATTCATCCCAACAGCTTGGTTACCTCCAGAGTTCACAGAAAACCTCAGATTTATACATGCCCCCTGTTAAAGGCAGACAGTGTACTGAACCCAGTGCCAGTGCAGAGCAAGACATAAATATCAAGTATGAGGGGAATGATCAAGGCAAACTCAATGATAGATCTGGGAATACTCAGGGAAACACTGGGCAACTAATCTTGGGTGGCCCTGACACGCTTTGCAAGCACGACAACTGCAAAAAGCAGGCCCAGAGTAACGCATTGTACTGCAAGCTACATAGTGGTGGTAGTAAGGGTTGCCTGGTACGGGACTGTGTGAAAGCTGCACATGGCGGCACGCCTCTATGCATCGGCCACGGAGGAGGGAAGCGTTGCGTTGTTGCTGGATGTCCAAACGCTGCATGTGGCCAGGGCCGCAGTGAGCACTGTGTGAGGCATGGTGGTGGCAAGAGATGCAAGTTTGAAGGGTGCGTGAAGGGTGCGCAAGGGAACACAGACTTCTGCATCAGGCATGGTGGGGGAAGGCGGTGCAAGTCCGAAGGATGCACAAAGAGCGCACAAGGACGCACGGATTTCTGCATCAAGCATGGCGGCGGCACCCGGTGCCAGTTCCAAGGATGCAACTCCAGCGCAAAATGGGGGACAGACCACTGCTCCGTGCATCGGAAGAGTTTGCTGGGCGAGACGCCTGAAGCCTTGCCGCTTCCTTCTGCCAAGCGTCGCGGGGCCAAGAAACCCAAAAAGGAAGTAAAGCCGCCGCCTCTGGCCTCCCAGCTGACTGTCACCACTGCTGGGAGCAGCGCACCACAAGCAAAGGGTATTCTTCACATGCCTTCAAACCGTGAACTGTCGCACAAGATCGTGATGGCGGCCGGGCAAGCCGCCATGGCTCCTGCCCAGGTGTTACCGCTGTCCATGAAACCTCCAGCACCGTCGCCGTCGGGGGCGGAGAAGGAAGCGGCGGCGACGAGCAGCACGACGCTGAATCTTTAG
- the LOC119326285 gene encoding phytosulfokine receptor 1-like produces MAGRGRGGALAALLLPVIVLLSSCLSGAAQPSLRCGAGDLAALRGFSAGLDATVDGWPAVADDDEGGCCAWPGVLCGRAGVVGVVLPNRTLRGEVAASLAGLATLRVLNLSGNALRGALPPALLRLRRLEVLDVSSNALAGAIGLGLELPAALVFNVSYNAFNGSHPVLPGAVNLTAYDASGNGFEGPLDAAAVCASSPGLRVLRLSMNRLSGDFPVGFGQCRSLLELSLDGNGITGALPDDLFAATSLRYLSLHTNSISGEIPLGLRNLTGLVRLDLSFNAFSGALPEVFDALAGTLQELSAPSNVLTGGLPATLSLCVNLRVLNLRNNTLTGAIGLDFRAVNSLVYLDLGVNKFTGLIPASLPECAGMTALNLGRNLLTGEIPPSFSTFPSLSFLSLTGNGFSNVTSALRILQRLPNLTSLVLTKNFRGGEAMPEDGIDGFAKIEVLVIANCELTGAIPAWLAGLRRLKVLDISWNRLAGPIPPLLGELDRLFYLDISNNSLQGEIPASLTRMPALLAGSGNGRDDDDEKVQDFPFFMRRNVSAKGRQYNQVSSFPASLVLARNNLTGGVPAALGALARLHIVDLSWNGFSGPIPPELSEMTSLESLDVSRNALSGAIPASLTRLSFLSHFSVADNNLSGEIPIGGQFFTFSSADFAENPFLCGFHVGRKCDRKGDDQATDGTTGTNDGRKSAASAGVVAAICVGTALLVAVGLGATWRAWSRRRQEDNACRVAAGDDEESTDSSAARSSTLVLLFPCDEEEEETTVITLDQVVKATGDFDESRIVGCGGFGMVYRATLAEGRDVAVKRLSGDFHQMEREFRAEVEALSRVRHRNLVALRGYCRLGKDVRLLIYPYMENGSLDHWLHERADAGDALPWPARLRIALGAARGLAHLHGGGGGARVMHRDVKSSNILLDAAMEARLGDFGLARLARGSDDTHVTTDLVGTLGYIPPEYGHSPAATYRGDVYSMGVVLVELVTGRRPVDMAARLGARDVTAWAVRLRREGRGREAVDAAVPGRHREEAARVLDLACACVSEDPKARPTAQQLVERLDAIAGAGAAREIRSGTVDN; encoded by the coding sequence ATGGCGGGGCGAGGCAGAGGTGGTGCGCTGGCGGCGCTGCTGCTCCCGGTGATCGTGCTGCTGTCGTCGTGCCTGAGCGGCGCGGCGCAGCCATCACTGCGGTGCGGGGCCGGTGACCTCGCCGCGCTCAGAGGGTTCTCGGCGGGCCTTGATGCCACTGTGGATGGATGGCCGGCCGTCGCTGATGACGATGAAGGCGGCTGCTGCGCGTGGCCTGGCGTGCTCTGCGGCCGCGCGGGCGTCGTCGGGGTGGTGCTGCCGAACCGGACGCTTCGGGGGGAGGTGGCCGCGTCGCTCGCCGGGCTGGCGACGCTCCGCGTGCTCAACCTCTCCGGCAACGCGCTGCGGGGCGCGCTCCCGCCCGCGCTCCTCCGGCTGCGCCGACTCGAGGTGCTCGACGTCAGCTCCAACGCGCTCGCCGGCGCGATCGGGCTCGGGCTCGAGCTCCCGGCGGCGCTGGTGTTCAACGTGTCGTACAACGCGTTCAACGGCAGCCACCCGGTGCTCCCCGGCGCCGTGAACCTCACGGCGTACGACGCGTCCGGCAACGGCTTCGAGGGACCCCTGGACGCCGCGGCGGTCTGCGCGTCCTCGCCGGGGCTGCGGGTCCTGCGGCTGTCCATGAACAGGCTCTCCGGTGACTTCCCTGTCGGGTTCGGCCAATGCCGGTCGCTTCTTGAGCTCTCGCTCGACGGGAACGGCATCACCGGCGCCCTCCCAGATGACCTCTTTGCCGCCACGTCGCTGCGGTACCTCTCCCTCCACACCAActccatctccggcgagatcccgtTGGGGCTCCGCAACCTCACCGGCCTCGTCCGCCTCGACCTCTCCTTCAACGCATTCTCTGGTGCGCTGCCCGAGGTGTTCGACGCGCTGGCCGGCACGCTCCAGGAGCTCTCGGCGCCGAGCAACGTGCTCACCGGTGGCCTTCCCGCCACGCTCTCGCTGTGCGTGAACCTTCGCGTCCTCAACCTCCGCAACAACACGCTCACCGGCGCCATCGGCCTGGACTTCCGCGCCGTCAATAGCCTCGTCTACCTCGACCTGGGCGTCAACAAGTTCACGGGCCTCATCCCGGCGAGCCTCCCCGAGTGCGCCGGCATGACGGCGCTCAACCTCGGCCGAAACCTCCTCACCGGCGAGATACCGCCGTCGTTCTCCACGTTCCCGTCGCTCTCCTTCCTGTCCCTCACCGGCAACGGCTTCTCCAACGTCACGTCGGCGTTGAGGATACTGCAGCGCTTGCCCAACCTGACGAGCCTCGTGCTCACCAAGAACTTCCGCGGCGGCGAGGCGATGCCAGAGGACGGCATCGACGGGTTCGCCAAGATCGAGGTGCTCGTCATTGCCAACTGCGAGCTCACCGGCGCGATCCCGGCGTGGCTCGCTGGGCTCCGGAGGCTCAAGGTGCTCGACATCTCGTGGAACCGGCTCGCCGGCCCGATCCCGCCACTGCTCGGCGAGCTCGACCGCCTCTTCTACCTCGACATATCGAACAACTCGCTGCAGGGGGAGATCCCGGCCAGCCTGACGCGGATGCCGGCGCTGCTGGCCGGCAGCGGCAATGGCCGTGACGACGACGACGAGAAGGTGCAGGACTTCCCGTTCTTTATGCGCCGGAACGTGTCGGCGAAAGGACGGCAGTATAACCAGGTGAGCAGCTTCCCGGCGTCGCTCGTGCTGGCGCGGAACAACCTCACCGGTGGCGTGCCGGCGGCTCTGGGAGCGCTGGCCAGATTGCACATCGTCGACCTTAGCTGGAACGGCTTCTCGGGGCCCATCCCGCCGGAGCTGTCGGAAATGACGAGCCTCGAGTCCCTCGACGTGTCGCGCAACGCGCTCTCCGGCGCCATCCCGGCGTCTCTGACGCGGCTCAGCTTCCTCTCCCACTTCTCCGTCGCGGACAACAacctctccggcgagatccccaTCGGCGGCCAGTTCTTCACCTTCTCGAGCGCCGACTTCGCCGAGAACCCGTTCCTGTGCGGTTTCCACGTGGGACGGAAGTGCGACCGGAAGGGGGATGATCAGGCCACGGACGGCACGACCGGGACCAATGACGGCCGGAAGAGCGCCGCTAGTGCCGGCGTCGTGGCGGCCATATGCGTCGGCACGGCGCTGCTGGTCGCCGTGGGCCTTGGCGCGACGTGGCGGGCGTGGTCGAGGCGGCGGCAGGAGGACAACGCCTGCAGGGTGGCCGCCGGCGACGACGAGGAAAGCACCGATTCGTCCGCGGCGAGGTCGTCGACGCTGGTGCTCCTCTTCCCCtgcgacgaagaagaggaggagacgACGGTGATTACGCTTGACCAGGTGGTGAAGGCGACGGGCGACTTCGACGAGTCCCGCATCGTCGGGTGCGGCGGGTTCGGCATGGTGTACCGCGCGACGCTGGCGGAAGGGCGCGACGTCGCCGTGAAGCGCCTCTCCGGCGACTTCCACCAGATGGAGCGCGAGTtccgggcggaggtggaggcgctcTCCCGCGTGCGCCACCGCAACCTCGTCGCCCTGCGCGGCTACTGCCGCCTCGGCAAGGACGTCCGCCTCCTCATCTACCCGTACATGGAGAACGGCAGCCTGGACCACTGGCTCCACGAGCGCGCGGACGCCGGCGACGCCCTGCCATGGCCGGCGCGGCTGCGGATCGCCCTGGGCGCGGCGCGCGGGCTGGCGCACCTgcacggcggaggcggcggcgcgcgggtgaTGCACCGGGATGTGAAGTCGAGCAACATCCTGCTGGACGCGGCCATGGAGGCGCGTCTGGGGGACTTCGGGCTGGCGCGGCTGGCGCGCGGGAGCGACGACACGCACGTGACGACGGACCTGGTGGGCACGCTGGGGTACATCCCGCCGGAGTACGGGCACTCGCCGGCGGCGACGTACCGGGGCGACGTGTACAGCATGGGGGTGGTGCTGGTGGAGCTGGTGACGGGGCGGCGGCCCGTGGACATGGCGGCGCGGCTCGGCGCGCGGGACGTGACGGCGTGGGCGGTGCGGCTCCGGCGGGAGGGGCGGGGCCGCGAGGCCGTGGACGCCGCCGTGCCGGGGCGGCAccgggaggaggcggcgagggTGCTGGATCTGGCGTGCGCCTGCGTCAGCGAGGACCCCAAGGCGAGGCCCACGGCGCAGCAGCTCGTCGAGCGGCTCGACGccatcgccggcgccggcgccgcccggGAGATTCGCTCCGGCACGGTAGATAACTGA